From Enoplosus armatus isolate fEnoArm2 chromosome 23, fEnoArm2.hap1, whole genome shotgun sequence, a single genomic window includes:
- the ttc29 gene encoding tetratricopeptide repeat protein 29 isoform X2, whose amino-acid sequence MRPVLRCHGDGVTRLLAAEETPKTKFVLAAETLIILLELKFDRQVKMNAAVTQWHTGPFLPEITTSSNKRRRSTQYSRMKQEKESLQTGSVSDKSAQILSKTEIALFRNSLKQNICVEMLQEGYHKSFSELFFLLRSDQDRRAAAEPGSAVRLQTPVDEQRDKLETMRLHLSRAEQAERTGSWSAVCEQRLFLGRYFSAPEDLWLSLHFYHSCVDRKQGGRSRPATEARACMAELYLQRGELEQARQQAELCIKYAEDGGWLDSAGRPLRIRARKALWRIYSQLVDAPLDAADYNEALALLHKGYSIATESEDKQIEGEASYRLGLTYQSAGDHEAAKQFFNTCMQICGTLQDADGLGKSYKAMAKSIESEGNVHETVQCLEKLADISRINRLQHNLADAYLCLGNIYYTRSQYKRACEYFLQGYDVACNLGDVALLQKAQVLVASARAHSLIRKYSSDVESATPTALRRLVAWKETRGCQELSPDSTDNAATAWY is encoded by the exons ATGCGACCTGTCCTGCGTTGCCATGGCGACGGCGTAACTCGGCTGCTGGCAGCGGAGGAAACTCCgaaaacaaagtttgttttaGCTGCG GAAACTCTGATCATCCTACTGGAGCTGAAG TTTGACCGACAGGTGAAGATGAACGCAGCGGTAACACAGTGGCACACTGGGCCTTTTCTACCGGAAATTACTACCAGCAGCAACAAACGGAGGAGGAGTACTCAGTACAG cagGATGAAGCAGGAGAAGGAGTCTCTCCAAACTGGATCAGTATCAGATAAATCGGCTCAGATCCTCTCCAAGACAGAAATTGCACT GTTCAGAAACAGTCTGAAGCAGAACATCTGTGTGGAGATGCTTCAAGAAGGCTACCAcaa gtcgTTCTCGGAGCTCTTCTTTCTGCTGCGCTCTGATCAGGATCGGAGGGCGGCGGCTGAACCAGGTTCAGCTGTCAGGCTTCAGACTCCGGTGGACGAACAACGGGACAAATTGGAGACCATGAGACTGCACCTGAGCCGGGCCGAGCAGGCTGAAAGGACCG gttccTGGTCGGCGGTGTGTGAGCAGCGTTTGTTTTTGGGTCGGTACTTCTCGGCTCCGGAGGATCTCTGGCTCAGTTTGCACTTCTACCACAGCTGTGTTGACAGAAAGCAAGGAGGCCGCTCGAGACCAGCCACTGAGGCCCGGGCATGCATGGCTGAGCTCTACCTGCAACGAG GTGAGCTGGAGCAGGCGAGGCAGCAGGCGGAGCTGTGCATCAAGTATGCAGAGGACGGCGGCTGGTTGGACTCAGCCGGTCGGCCCCTGAGGATCCGGGCCCGCAAAGCACTGTGGAGGATCTACAGCCAGCTGGTCGACGCTCCGCTGGACGCCGCAGACTACAACGAGGCTCTGGCGCTGCTCCACAAGGGCTACAGCATCGCTACTGAGT ctgaagacaaacagattGAAGGGGAGGCCTCCTATAGACTAGGACTGACCTATCAGAGTGCAGGAGACCATGAAGCAGCCAAACAG ttCTTCAACACTTGCATGCAGATTTGCGGCACACTGCAGGATGCAGACGGACTGGGAAAGTCCTACAAGGCTATGGCCAAGTCTATagagag TGAGGGAAATGTGCACGAGACAGTCCAGTGTCTGGAGAAGTTAGCCGACATCTCCCGTATCAACAGACTGCAACACAACCTGGCGGACGCCTACCTGTGTCTGGGAAATATCTACTATACGAgg aGCCAGTATAAGAGAGCTTGTGAGTACTTCCTGCAGGGTTATGACGTCGCCTGTAACCTGGGAGATGTGGCTCTGCTGCAGAAAGCGCAG GTGTTGGTGGCCAGTGCTCGCGCTCACTCCCTGATCAGGAAATACAGCTCTGACGTGGAGTCGGCCACGCCCACCGCCCTGCGACGACTGGTGGCCTGGAAAGAGACCAGAGGATGTCAGGAACTCAGCCCAGACTCTACAGATAATGCTGCCACTGCCTGGTACTGA
- the ttc29 gene encoding tetratricopeptide repeat protein 29 isoform X1: MRPVLRCHGDGVTRLLAAEETPKTKFVLAAETLIILLELKFDRQVKMNAAVTQWHTGPFLPEITTSSNKRRRSTQYSRMKQEKESLQTGSVSDKSAQILSKTEIALFRNSLKQNICVEMLQEGYHKSFSELFFLLRSDQDRRAAAEPGSAVRLQTPVDEQRDKLETMRLHLSRAEQAERTGSWSAVCEQRLFLGRYFSAPEDLWLSLHFYHSCVDRKQGGRSRPATEARACMAELYLQRGELEQARQQAELCIKYAEDGGWLDSAGRPLRIRARKALWRIYSQLVDAPLDAADYNEALALLHKGYSIATESEDKQIEGEASYRLGLTYQSAGDHEAAKQFFNTCMQICGTLQDADGLGKSYKAMAKSIESEGNVHETVQCLEKLADISRINRLQHNLADAYLCLGNIYYTRSQYKRACEYFLQGYDVACNLGDVALLQKAQLLFCLSWLCQVLVASARAHSLIRKYSSDVESATPTALRRLVAWKETRGCQELSPDSTDNAATAWY, from the exons ATGCGACCTGTCCTGCGTTGCCATGGCGACGGCGTAACTCGGCTGCTGGCAGCGGAGGAAACTCCgaaaacaaagtttgttttaGCTGCG GAAACTCTGATCATCCTACTGGAGCTGAAG TTTGACCGACAGGTGAAGATGAACGCAGCGGTAACACAGTGGCACACTGGGCCTTTTCTACCGGAAATTACTACCAGCAGCAACAAACGGAGGAGGAGTACTCAGTACAG cagGATGAAGCAGGAGAAGGAGTCTCTCCAAACTGGATCAGTATCAGATAAATCGGCTCAGATCCTCTCCAAGACAGAAATTGCACT GTTCAGAAACAGTCTGAAGCAGAACATCTGTGTGGAGATGCTTCAAGAAGGCTACCAcaa gtcgTTCTCGGAGCTCTTCTTTCTGCTGCGCTCTGATCAGGATCGGAGGGCGGCGGCTGAACCAGGTTCAGCTGTCAGGCTTCAGACTCCGGTGGACGAACAACGGGACAAATTGGAGACCATGAGACTGCACCTGAGCCGGGCCGAGCAGGCTGAAAGGACCG gttccTGGTCGGCGGTGTGTGAGCAGCGTTTGTTTTTGGGTCGGTACTTCTCGGCTCCGGAGGATCTCTGGCTCAGTTTGCACTTCTACCACAGCTGTGTTGACAGAAAGCAAGGAGGCCGCTCGAGACCAGCCACTGAGGCCCGGGCATGCATGGCTGAGCTCTACCTGCAACGAG GTGAGCTGGAGCAGGCGAGGCAGCAGGCGGAGCTGTGCATCAAGTATGCAGAGGACGGCGGCTGGTTGGACTCAGCCGGTCGGCCCCTGAGGATCCGGGCCCGCAAAGCACTGTGGAGGATCTACAGCCAGCTGGTCGACGCTCCGCTGGACGCCGCAGACTACAACGAGGCTCTGGCGCTGCTCCACAAGGGCTACAGCATCGCTACTGAGT ctgaagacaaacagattGAAGGGGAGGCCTCCTATAGACTAGGACTGACCTATCAGAGTGCAGGAGACCATGAAGCAGCCAAACAG ttCTTCAACACTTGCATGCAGATTTGCGGCACACTGCAGGATGCAGACGGACTGGGAAAGTCCTACAAGGCTATGGCCAAGTCTATagagag TGAGGGAAATGTGCACGAGACAGTCCAGTGTCTGGAGAAGTTAGCCGACATCTCCCGTATCAACAGACTGCAACACAACCTGGCGGACGCCTACCTGTGTCTGGGAAATATCTACTATACGAgg aGCCAGTATAAGAGAGCTTGTGAGTACTTCCTGCAGGGTTATGACGTCGCCTGTAACCTGGGAGATGTGGCTCTGCTGCAGAAAGCGCAG CTGCTCTTCTGTCTCTCGTGGCTCTGTCAGGTGTTGGTGGCCAGTGCTCGCGCTCACTCCCTGATCAGGAAATACAGCTCTGACGTGGAGTCGGCCACGCCCACCGCCCTGCGACGACTGGTGGCCTGGAAAGAGACCAGAGGATGTCAGGAACTCAGCCCAGACTCTACAGATAATGCTGCCACTGCCTGGTACTGA
- the LOC139305980 gene encoding endothelin receptor type B-like isoform X1: MVSEVTKVDSAKSSGVKVVSRLGPRLGSRMFTVLLVVWCLVFVDPVSCHRNVSSEPSLSDQGTSDLPDFHGTDPPLGPGMDHRIQTLDGETHLVQETVKKNPSSLAPRPGKSKAISKLKHKHERKPLSHSSSSNSSLEVHMRPVSPPSCLQATSIKTAFKYINTVLSCLIFAVGIIGNATLLRIISQNKSMRNGPNALIASLALGDLIYIAIDIPINVYKLLAMQWPFADSVFGLFLCKLFPFLQKASVGITVLNLCALSVDRYRAVASWSRVQGTGVPTVTAVEIVVIWLLSIVLAVPEAVGFNMVTFDYKNVTMTTCMLQPKTPFMTFYRDAKDWWLFGFYFCVPLACSAVFYGLMTGEMLRHQKGTLRIALSEHLKQRREVAKAVFCLVLIFALCWFPLHLSRLLKRTVYKSHDAHRCELLNFLLVLDYFSINMATINSCINPIILFFVSKKFKNCFKSCLCCWCYSGSLSNSMLPLHHGTSLQYKHTDH, translated from the exons ATGGTCTCGGAAGTCACAAAAGTGGATTCAGCAAAGAGTTCTGGAGTCAAAGTGGTTTCCAGATTGGGACCCAGATTGGGTTCCAGAATGTTTACCGTGCTGCTGGTTGTCTGGTGTTTGGTGTTTGTCGATCCAGTTAGTTGCCACAGAAACGTCTCATCTGAGCCATCTCTGTCAGATCAGGGGACGTCGGACCTGCCAGATTTCCATGGCACCGACCCACCTCTAGGACCGGGGATGGACCATCGTATCCAGACTTTAGACGGAGAGACGCATCTGGTGCAAGagactgtgaaaaaaaacccGTCCTCACTGGCGCCAAGACCAGGAAAGTCAAAAGCCATTAGcaagctgaaacacaaacatgagagaaaGCCTCTGTCTCACTCGTCTTCCTCCAACTCCTCCCTGGAGGTTCATATGCGCCCGGTGTCGCCCCCTAGCTGCCTGCAGGCCACATCAATAAAAACAGCCTTCAAGTACATCAACACCGTGCTGTCCTGCCTGATCTTTGCTGTGGGGATCATTGGAAATGCCACCCTGCTCAGGATTATCtcccaaaataaaagcatgaggAATGGACCCAACGCTCTGATAGCCAGCCTGGCCCTCGGGGACCTGATCTACATCGCCATCGACATACCAATCAACGTCTACAAG ctcctgGCGATGCAGTGGCCGTTTGCCGACAGTGTGTTTGGTCTGTTCCTCTGTAAGCTGTTTCCCTTCCTGCAGAAAGCTTCAGTCGGCATCACCGTCCTCAACCTGTGTGCTCTGAGTGTGGACAG GTATCGTGCAGTGGCGTCCTGGTCACGGGTGCAGGGCACAGGTGTTCCCACGGTAACGGCGGTGGAGATCGTGGTGATCTGGCTGCTGTCCATCGTGCTGGCCGTGCCGGAGGCCGTCGGCTTCAACATGGTCACCTTTGACTACAAGAATGTTACCATGACGACCTGCATGCTGCAACCCAAGACGCCCTTcatgact TTCTACCGGGATGCAAAGGACTGGTGGCTGTTTGGCTTCTACTTCTGCGTACCTCTGGCCTGTTCTGCTGTTTTCTACGGCCTGATGACCGGTGAGATGCTCAGACACCAGAAAGGAACTCTGAGGATCGCACTGAGTGAACACCttaaacag CGTAGAGAAGTAGCTAAAGCCGTCTTCTGCCTGGTGTTGATCTTCGCTCTGTGCTGGTTTCCGCTTCATCTGAGTCGCCTGCTGAAGAGAACCGTCTACAAATCCCATGATGCACACCGCTGCGAACTGCTGAA TTTCTTGTTGGTGCTCGACTACTTCAGCATCAACATGGCAACCATCAACTCCTGCATCAATCCCATAATCCTCTTCTTTGTCTCCAAGAAGTTCAAAAACTGCTTCAAG tCCTGCCTGTGTTGTTGGTGTTATTCTGGCTCTCTCTCCAACAGTATGCTGCCTCTCCACCATGGGACGAGTCTgcagtacaaacacactgaccactga
- the LOC139305980 gene encoding endothelin receptor type B-like isoform X2: MVSEVTKVDSAKSSGVKVVSRLGPRLGSRMFTVLLVVWCLVFVDPVSCHRNVSSEPSLSDQGTSDLPDFHGTDPPLGPGMDHRIQTLDGETHLVQETVKKNPSSLAPRPGKSKAISKLKHKHERKPLSHSSSSNSSLEVHMRPVSPPSCLQATSIKTAFKYINTVLSCLIFAVGIIGNATLLRIISQNKSMRNGPNALIASLALGDLIYIAIDIPINVYKLLAMQWPFADSVFGLFLCKLFPFLQKASVGITVLNLCALSVDRYRAVASWSRVQGTGVPTVTAVEIVVIWLLSIVLAVPEAVGFNMVTFDYKNVTMTTCMLQPKTPFMTFYRDAKDWWLFGFYFCVPLACSAVFYGLMTGEMLRHQKGTLRIALSEHLKQRREVAKAVFCLVLIFALCWFPLHLSRLLKRTVYKSHDAHRCELLNFLLVLDYFSINMATINSCINPIILFFVSKKFKNCFKYAASPPWDESAVQTH; encoded by the exons ATGGTCTCGGAAGTCACAAAAGTGGATTCAGCAAAGAGTTCTGGAGTCAAAGTGGTTTCCAGATTGGGACCCAGATTGGGTTCCAGAATGTTTACCGTGCTGCTGGTTGTCTGGTGTTTGGTGTTTGTCGATCCAGTTAGTTGCCACAGAAACGTCTCATCTGAGCCATCTCTGTCAGATCAGGGGACGTCGGACCTGCCAGATTTCCATGGCACCGACCCACCTCTAGGACCGGGGATGGACCATCGTATCCAGACTTTAGACGGAGAGACGCATCTGGTGCAAGagactgtgaaaaaaaacccGTCCTCACTGGCGCCAAGACCAGGAAAGTCAAAAGCCATTAGcaagctgaaacacaaacatgagagaaaGCCTCTGTCTCACTCGTCTTCCTCCAACTCCTCCCTGGAGGTTCATATGCGCCCGGTGTCGCCCCCTAGCTGCCTGCAGGCCACATCAATAAAAACAGCCTTCAAGTACATCAACACCGTGCTGTCCTGCCTGATCTTTGCTGTGGGGATCATTGGAAATGCCACCCTGCTCAGGATTATCtcccaaaataaaagcatgaggAATGGACCCAACGCTCTGATAGCCAGCCTGGCCCTCGGGGACCTGATCTACATCGCCATCGACATACCAATCAACGTCTACAAG ctcctgGCGATGCAGTGGCCGTTTGCCGACAGTGTGTTTGGTCTGTTCCTCTGTAAGCTGTTTCCCTTCCTGCAGAAAGCTTCAGTCGGCATCACCGTCCTCAACCTGTGTGCTCTGAGTGTGGACAG GTATCGTGCAGTGGCGTCCTGGTCACGGGTGCAGGGCACAGGTGTTCCCACGGTAACGGCGGTGGAGATCGTGGTGATCTGGCTGCTGTCCATCGTGCTGGCCGTGCCGGAGGCCGTCGGCTTCAACATGGTCACCTTTGACTACAAGAATGTTACCATGACGACCTGCATGCTGCAACCCAAGACGCCCTTcatgact TTCTACCGGGATGCAAAGGACTGGTGGCTGTTTGGCTTCTACTTCTGCGTACCTCTGGCCTGTTCTGCTGTTTTCTACGGCCTGATGACCGGTGAGATGCTCAGACACCAGAAAGGAACTCTGAGGATCGCACTGAGTGAACACCttaaacag CGTAGAGAAGTAGCTAAAGCCGTCTTCTGCCTGGTGTTGATCTTCGCTCTGTGCTGGTTTCCGCTTCATCTGAGTCGCCTGCTGAAGAGAACCGTCTACAAATCCCATGATGCACACCGCTGCGAACTGCTGAA TTTCTTGTTGGTGCTCGACTACTTCAGCATCAACATGGCAACCATCAACTCCTGCATCAATCCCATAATCCTCTTCTTTGTCTCCAAGAAGTTCAAAAACTGCTTCAAG TATGCTGCCTCTCCACCATGGGACGAGTCTgcagtacaaacacactga